The Arctopsyche grandis isolate Sample6627 chromosome 10, ASM5162203v2, whole genome shotgun sequence genome window below encodes:
- the LOC143917775 gene encoding uncharacterized protein LOC143917775, with translation MSAVSGTASVIRLPPCRLCLRRRPLTTDVSRGRLRSLLHTLFSIWVKSDDRSKFVCMECLKKVMTFYEFYKKVQKAQKRLLNADLTDISSDEMESCDFIQDTANKLKSYEIPICKIEECNDCENFNTIKKEPMDFYAVDIKRNAGFPTDSISPKEECMSSEDGDDISDSEKCDSLNEDGGNHNSESFIANTSKHKKNTKLKTNTNCNPININEENKLEDDSHDIDHSFPSEIYRNGKLLLKGPTLENAMNKFYNLDCNMCKDKVQFTNLNGLFKHYESVHETKGYVMCCNSKLYYRRAICVHMARHLQPSAFECPICEKSMSRPNTVKLHMQTHLPESEKPHKCDQCDKRFRRIVGLNNHKLSHLPANERDTYDCKICEKTFTLHTSFVGHLATVHGNVKYLCAECGRSFQTKTNLSMHMLTHDPTEKHKATCSKCGLVFKNKPSLKQHMKRHADLLQCTLCEFSTPLQQKLKVHMIVKHSDSKPYSCVVCDKRFKFKQGLNTHMAQHTGERKYTCPFCPKTFVSSGNYYTHRKRMHSEEINQTKKIRLRDITDQ, from the exons GTGAAATCAGACGATAGATCAAAGTTTGTTTGTATGGAATGTTTAAAGAAGGTGATGACTTTTtacgaattttataaaaaagttcaaaaagcACAAAAAAGGCTGTTGAATGCAGATTTAACCGATATCTCGTCTGACGAAATGGAAAGCTGTGATTTCATCCAg GATACAGCAAATAAACTGAAATCGTACGAGATTCCAATTTGCAAAATAGAAGAGTGCAACGATTgcgaaaatttcaatacaatcaAAAAAGAACCCATGGACTTTTATGCAGTAGATATCAAACGTAACGCCGGGTTTCCCACGGATTCGATTTCGCCCAAAGAAGAATGCATGTCTTCAGAAGACGGCGATGATATTTCAGATTCGGAAAAGTGCGACTCTTTAAACGAAGACGGCGGAAATCACAACTCCGAAAGTTTCATAGCAAATACATCAAAGCATAAAAAGAATacgaaattaaaaacaaacacgaACTGCAACCCTATAAATATCAACGAAGAAAACAAATTAGAAGACGATTCACATGACATCGATCATAGCTTTCCATCTGAAATATACAGAAATggtaaactattattaaaaggaCCCACCCTTGAAAACGccatgaataaattttataatttagattGCAATATGTGTAAGGATAAAGTTCAATTTACGAATTTAAACGGC ttatttaaacATTATGAATCGGTACACGAGACTAAAGGCTATGTGATGTGCTgcaattcgaaattatattatagaagAGCGATTTGTGTACACATGGCTCGTCATTTACAACCGTCCGCTtttga GTGTCCCATTTGTGAAAAATCGATGTCCCGTCCAAACACAGTCAAACTTCATATGCAAACTCATTTGCCGGAGTCGGAAAAGCCTCACAAATGCGACCAGTGTGATAAAAG atTCAGAAGAATAGTAGGATTAAACAACCACAAACTGTCACATCTTCCCGCCAATGAAAGAGATACTTATGATTGCAAAATTTGTGAAAAAAC ATTCACATTACACACATCTTTCGTCGGACACCTGGCCACTGTCCATGGAAACGTGAAATATTTGTGTGCCGAATGTGGTAGAAGTTTCCAGACTAAGACAAATCTATCGATGCACATGCTAACACACGATCCCACTGAGAAACACAAAGCTACATGCTCGAAATGTGGACTTGT ATTCAAAAATAAGCCTTCTCTGAAACAGCATATGAAACGGCATGCCGATTTGTTACAGTGCACTCTATGCGAATTCTCCACACCACTTCAGCAAAAATTAAAAGTGCACATGATTGTCAAACATTCAGACTCCAAGCCGTATTCTTGTGTTGTGTGTGATAAAcggtttaaatttaaacaaggCTTGAAT aCTCATATGGCTCAACATACCGGAGAACGGAAATATACGTGTCCCTTCTGTCCGAAGACTTTTGTCTCGTCGGGGAACTATTATACACATCGCAAAAGAATGCACTCGGAGGAAATCAATCAAACTAAGAAAATACGATTGCGTGATATTACTGATCagtaa